In one window of Archocentrus centrarchus isolate MPI-CPG fArcCen1 chromosome 11, fArcCen1, whole genome shotgun sequence DNA:
- the LOC115788131 gene encoding CCR4-NOT transcription complex subunit 3-like, whose amino-acid sequence MADKRKLQGEIDRCLKKVAEGVEQFEDIWQKVRNDHHANTNQKEKYEADLKKEIKKLQRLRDQIKTWVASNEIKDKRQLVENRKLIETQMERFKIVERETKTKAYSKEGLGLAQKVDPAQREKEEVGTWLTNTIDTLNMQVDQFESEVESLSVQTRKKKGDKEKQDRIEELKKFIERHRYHIRMLETILRMLDNDSVQVEAIRKIKDDVEYYIDSSQDPDFEENEFLYDDLDLEDIPQSLVATSPPGHSQLEEEIFQQSSSTPTSTTSSSPIPPSPATCTTENSEDDKKRGRSTDSEVSQVSPVKNGNPSSSLSSSSSSSSSSASSSISGLTSSSMVSMATIAGGGSNSSGGNSHHGNSAGHLSNTSSGSYSNATQQPPHSSAQQQAKNSVSSSSSAPISNSSTSINSHPASSASSPPNASTQELRASISQPQAPSGSTPTSNSLGLSLGLSLGKSGVSGSVVTSPMSGGLGLSGMPASLTGTMASLLSSNTPAPYAQAVGSSLPGSLGGVSTATTNSAVGSIGTGSMTVGGPTSSSGGLLGAAPGGVGSGILGLGSGQSGVQGSSLVSPNSMGGLAPGSGVGVIGSNGGSSGSAGSGVVGGNSLSVRPPSRQKQNGSTSYSAVVADSATDSALNSASQSQSSQSSSLTSTANQLKDTGPSLLGSMSLSSSSPSPASYSEAKTASGSSLLNGPMSYSQQSSDSIKPQEPLSSLKSMAERAAMSSGIEGDVTSLHLTPDIFPSSTTAPSGPPSAPQPSLSEVSIPPSLGVCPLGPVPLSKDQLYQQAMQEAAWTHMPHPSDSERIRQYLMRNPCPTLPFHHQVPPPHSDTVEFYQRLSTETLFFIFYYLEGTKAQYLAAKALKKQSWRFHTKYMMWFQRHEEPKTITDEFEQGTYIYFDYEKWGQRKKEGFTFEYRYLEDRDLQ is encoded by the exons GTGAAATAGATCGATGTCTGAAAAAAGTAGCGGAGGGAGTGGAGCAGTTTGAGGACATTTGGCAAAAGGTAAGAAACGATCATCAC GCCAACACAAACCAGAAGGAGAAATATGAAGCAGACCTCAAGAAAGAGATTAAAAAGCTACAG CGTCTGCGAGACCAGATCAAGACGTGGGTGGCATCCAACGAGATCAAAGACAAAAGGCAGCTAGTAGAAAACCGCAAACTCATAGAAACG CAAATGGAGCGATTCAAGATCGTGGAAAGAGAAACCAAGACAAAGGCGTACTCTAAAGAAGGCCTGGGTCTGGCGCAGAAGGTGGACCCGGCccagagggagaaagaggaagtcGGCACGTGGCTGACG AATACGATAGACACTCTGAACATGCAGGTGGACCAGTTTGAGAGCGAAGTGGAGTCTCTCTCAGTCCAGACgaggaaaaagaaaggagaCAAGGAG AAGCAGGACCGAATCGAGGAGCTGAAGAAGTTCATTGAGAGGCATCGGTACCACATCCGGATGCTGGAGACGATACTGAGGATGCTGGACAACGACTCGGTGCAGGTGGAAGCCATCAGGAAGATCAAG GATGACGTGGAGTACTATATAGACTCCTCGCAGGATCCTGACTTCGAGGAGAATGAGTTCCTTTACGACGACCTGGATCTGGAGGACATCC CTCAGTCGCTGGTCGCCACCTCACCGCCGGGGCACTCGCAGTTGGAGGAGGAGATCTTCCAGCAGTCCAGCAGCACacccacctccaccacctcaTCTTCACCCATCCCCCCATCACCTGCCACTTGCACTACA gagaACTCTGAAGATGATAAGAAGAGGGGACGTTCGACAGACAGTGAAGTTAGTCAGGTTAGT CCTGTGAAGAATGGAAATCCCTCCTCTTCGttatcctcttcttcctcttcctcctcttcctctgcctctTCTTCCATCTCGGGACTGACCTCATCTTCGATGGTCTCTATGGCAACTATCGCTGGGGGAGGAAGCAACAGCTCTGGGGGTAACAGTCATCATGGCAACTCAGCGGGTCACCTCTCCAACACTTCCTCTGGCAGCTACAGCAACGCCACCCAGCAGCCGCCGCACTCGTCAGCACAGCAGCAGGCCAAAAACTCTGttagctcctcctcctcagctcctATCTCCAACTCCAGCACCTCCATCAACAGCCACCCCGCCTCCTCGGCCTCCTCTCCACCCAACGCCAGCACACAGGAGCTACGTGCTTCAATTTCACAGCCCCAGGCTCCGTCAGGGTCCACGCCAACCTCCAACAGCCTAGGCCTCAGCCTGGGTCTGTCTTTGGGGAAAAGTGGTGTGTCGGGCTCCGTTGTTACCAGCCCCATGTCAGGAGGGCTCGGCCTGTCGGGGATGCCGGCATCCTTGACGGGCACCATGGCGAGCCTTCTGTCCAGTAACACCCCTGCACCCTACGCTCAGGCGGTTGGCTCCAGCTTACCTGGCTCTCTGGGCGGAGTCAGCACGGCAACGACCAACAGCGCTGTGGGCTCCATCGGCACTGGGAGCATGACAGTCGGCGGGCCGACATCCTCATCGGGAGGCCTGCTGGGTGCGGCGCCGGGTGGGGTCGGTTCAGGGATTCTGGGTTTGGGCTCTGGTCAGTCAGGGGTGCAGGGGTCATCCTTGGTGTCACCGAACTCCATGGGAGGTTTAGCTCCAGGTAGCGGAGTAGGAGTCATTGGGAGCAACGGAGGCAGCTCGGGATCGGCGGGGAGCGGAGTAGTGGGAGGAAACTCGCTCTCTGTGCGACCGCCAAGCCGACAGAAGCAGAACGGTAGCACCA GTTACAGCGCTGTGGTGGCAGACAGCGCAACAGACTCCGCCCTCAACAGTGCCAGCCAATCACAAAGCAGCCAATCCTCATCTTTGACCTCCACAGCCAATCAGCT TAAGGACACTGGTCCCAGTCTGCTGGGCTCTATGAGTTTGTCGTCCAGCTCCCCATCCCCGGCCTCCTACAGCGAGGCCAAAACGGCAAGCGGCAGCAGCCTGCTGAACGGGCCCATGTCCTACTCACAGCAGTCCTCTGACAGCATCAAA CCCCAAGAGCCTCTGAGCAGCCTCAAGTCCATGGCCGAGCGAGCAGCAATGAGCTCAGGGATCGAGGGAGATGTGACCTCCCTGCACCTCACCCCAG ACATCTTCCCCAGCAGCACTACGGCCCCTTCAGGCCCCCCATCAGCACCTCAGCCCTCGCTGTCAGAGGTCAGCATCCCCCCGTCGTTGGGGGTCTGTCCGCTGGGGCCGGTTCCCCTGTCCAAAGACCAGCTGTACCAACAGGCCATGCAGGAGGCAGCGTGGACGCACATGCCACACCCATCCGACTCCGAGAGAATCAG GCAGTACCTGATGAGGAACCCCTGCCCCACCCTGCCTTTCCACCACCAGGTGCCACCGCCCCACTCAGACACTGTAGAGTTTTACCAGAGGCTTTCCACAGAGaccctcttcttcatcttttacTACCTGGAG GGCACTAAGGCCCAGTATCTGGCAGCCAAAGCCCTGAAGAAGCAGTCGTGGAGGTTCCACACAAAGTACATGATGTGGTTTCAGAGGCACGAAGAGCCCAAGACCATCACTGATGAGTTTGAGCAG GGAACATACATTTACTTTGACTATGAGAAATGGGGCCAGCGGAAGAAGGAGGGCTTCACGTTTGAGTACCGGTACCTCGAAGACCGAGACCTCCAGTGA